A region from the Methylocystis iwaonis genome encodes:
- a CDS encoding (2Fe-2S)-binding protein gives MIVCSCNVLSDRDVRESLSARADRPSVGAVFRSMGCEAKCGRCVRSIVALVDQHATARLDECRGTSDCDSCRADGLAA, from the coding sequence ATGATCGTTTGCTCCTGCAACGTCCTCTCCGACCGCGACGTGCGCGAATCTCTCAGCGCGCGCGCCGATCGTCCCTCCGTGGGGGCGGTATTCCGCAGCATGGGCTGTGAGGCGAAATGCGGACGCTGCGTGCGCAGCATCGTCGCGCTTGTCGATCAGCACGCCACGGCGAGACTGGACGAATGTCGCGGAACGAGCGATTGTGATAGCTGCCGCGCCGACGGTTTGGCGGCGTGA
- a CDS encoding adenosylmethionine--8-amino-7-oxononanoate transaminase, giving the protein MSIVTDSPVWRPFTQHALQPGAYKIAHAEGAWLTAEDGTRFLDAISSWWVITHGHRRPEIMAAIRKQTETLDQIIFAGFTHEPAEALARRLVEITQPGLDYVFYSDSGSTSVEVAIKMALGYWRHRGETRARVIALEHAYHGDTVGTMSAGARSVFNAPYEPLLFDVARAPFPHAGAEQETLDALEKFCREGAAAFIVEPLILGAGGMLTYSAQVLREMKRICETYGTLFIADEVMTGFGRTGTLFACEQADIVPDIACYSKGLTGGAVPLAVTMCKREIYEAHYARDRARAFFHSSSYTANPIGCAAALANLEVWEKTDARARVANLCAMQAERAARFAQDSRFSSVRQLGTIVALDMTVAQSGYLATISLDLMRFFNARGLLLRPLGPTIYVLPPYCVTGEELDLVHAGIDEAARQFGG; this is encoded by the coding sequence ATGAGCATCGTCACCGATTCGCCTGTCTGGCGCCCATTCACGCAACACGCCTTGCAACCGGGCGCCTATAAGATTGCGCATGCCGAAGGCGCGTGGCTCACGGCGGAAGACGGAACGCGCTTTCTCGACGCCATCTCATCATGGTGGGTGATCACCCACGGTCATCGTCGCCCGGAGATCATGGCGGCGATCCGCAAGCAGACCGAGACGCTCGATCAGATCATCTTCGCGGGCTTCACCCATGAGCCTGCGGAAGCGCTGGCGCGCCGCCTCGTCGAGATCACCCAGCCGGGGCTCGATTACGTCTTCTACTCGGACAGTGGCTCGACGTCGGTCGAGGTGGCGATCAAAATGGCGCTCGGCTATTGGCGCCATCGCGGCGAGACGCGCGCGCGCGTGATCGCGCTGGAGCACGCCTATCACGGCGATACGGTCGGTACGATGTCGGCCGGCGCGCGCTCGGTCTTCAACGCGCCTTACGAGCCCTTGCTCTTCGACGTTGCGCGCGCGCCATTTCCGCATGCGGGGGCCGAGCAGGAAACGCTCGACGCGCTCGAGAAGTTTTGTCGCGAGGGCGCGGCGGCCTTTATCGTGGAGCCGCTGATCCTCGGCGCCGGCGGCATGTTGACCTACAGCGCGCAGGTGCTGCGCGAGATGAAGCGCATCTGCGAAACATATGGGACGCTCTTCATCGCCGATGAAGTGATGACGGGCTTCGGCCGCACCGGAACGCTCTTCGCTTGCGAGCAGGCAGATATCGTCCCCGACATCGCCTGCTATTCGAAGGGCCTCACTGGCGGCGCCGTGCCGCTCGCCGTCACCATGTGCAAGCGCGAGATTTACGAAGCGCATTATGCGCGGGATCGCGCCCGCGCCTTTTTCCATTCGAGCTCCTATACCGCCAATCCGATCGGCTGCGCCGCCGCTTTGGCCAATCTGGAAGTATGGGAAAAGACCGACGCGCGCGCGCGCGTCGCAAATCTCTGCGCCATGCAGGCCGAACGCGCCGCGCGTTTTGCGCAAGACTCACGCTTTTCGTCAGTGCGTCAGCTCGGCACGATCGTGGCGCTCGATATGACGGTCGCGCAGAGCGGCTATCTCGCCACCATCAGCCTCGATCTCATGCGCTTTTTCAACGCGCGCGGATTGCTGCTGCGCCCGCTCGGGCCGACAATCTATGTGCTGCCGCCTTATTGCGTGACGGGCGAGGAGCTGGATCTTGTTCACGCGGGGATCGACGAGGCGGCGCGCCAATTCGGAGGTTGA
- a CDS encoding DUF1236 domain-containing protein, producing MTTYLYDAPASQSRQSLATQWRRAEAVGLAIDQAFTEQEADAPTERRPVYDKLKAGDTLVVSGVGCLGESYAEITDVIRDLMRRRICVRSIYDNLTFDGRVADAGKQASRDSLIAFAAAAAETQKTAKRAAQTRQALVAEVSAPEPVGKDRHGPVLQFGVVAAQLSALAVAAYLASFVSPKLSRHSPASPPAQMAALDRQRAEAPLPPPADFREIPREKPAIVASDSNNQEASGDARQSLGISPEREQEIFSTVGDWRSARVKDASFAVAAGAIVPRGVHLAIFPRRLVAREAVLRGYRFIVSGQRIGVVDPTNRRIVAILKKE from the coding sequence GTGACCACTTATCTTTACGACGCGCCCGCGTCTCAATCGCGACAATCGCTTGCGACGCAATGGCGCCGCGCCGAAGCCGTGGGCCTTGCGATCGACCAGGCCTTCACCGAGCAGGAGGCGGACGCCCCCACGGAGCGCCGTCCTGTCTACGACAAGCTCAAAGCGGGAGACACGCTCGTCGTCAGCGGAGTCGGCTGCCTCGGCGAAAGCTACGCTGAAATAACGGACGTGATCCGCGATCTCATGCGCAGGCGAATCTGCGTGCGGTCGATCTACGACAATCTGACCTTCGACGGCCGCGTCGCGGACGCAGGAAAGCAGGCGTCGCGGGATTCGCTGATCGCTTTCGCCGCCGCGGCGGCGGAGACCCAGAAGACCGCAAAGCGCGCGGCGCAGACGCGTCAGGCGCTCGTCGCGGAAGTTTCGGCGCCCGAGCCGGTAGGAAAGGACCGTCACGGGCCGGTCCTGCAATTCGGCGTCGTCGCCGCCCAGCTTTCCGCTCTTGCCGTGGCGGCCTATTTGGCGAGCTTCGTGTCGCCCAAACTCAGTCGGCATTCCCCCGCTTCGCCGCCGGCTCAAATGGCCGCGCTCGATCGCCAGAGAGCGGAGGCGCCGCTCCCTCCGCCCGCCGATTTTCGGGAAATACCAAGGGAAAAGCCTGCCATCGTTGCGAGCGATAGCAACAATCAGGAGGCGTCAGGCGACGCCCGGCAATCCCTTGGGATTTCTCCGGAGCGGGAGCAGGAGATTTTTTCGACTGTCGGCGATTGGCGATCGGCGCGCGTCAAAGACGCGTCTTTCGCCGTCGCCGCCGGAGCTATCGTTCCGCGTGGCGTCCATCTCGCCATTTTCCCGCGCCGGCTGGTCGCGCGCGAGGCGGTATTGCGCGGCTATCGATTCATCGTCTCGGGACAACGGATCGGCGTCGTCGACCCCACCAATCGGCGGATCGTCGCCATTTTGAAGAAGGAATGA
- a CDS encoding heavy metal translocating P-type ATPase, which translates to MTCASCVSHVEKALTATPGVASASVNLATERADVALAPGADPAVIAKSVADAGYEPVIETIELGVGGMTCASCVAHVEKALKGVPGVLEASVNLATERASVRALSGPGLAERLRRAITEAGYEPRRIETDAGATDRERARREAEMKTLRFNLILSAVLSAPLFIVEMGGHLVPAFHHWTMMTIGEELVRQFSFLLATLVLFGPGAVFFVKGVPALLRGAPDMNALVAVGTLSAYLYSFVATFLPQLLPAGAVYVYYEAATVIVTLILFGRFLEARAKGRTSEAIRALAKLQPKTARVDRNGDTADVDIDDVRVGDIVLVRPGERIPTDGVVTAGSSYVDESMVTGEPAPVAKTIGATVTGATVNGSGAFSFRATRVGADTVLAGIIRMVEQAQGAKLPIQAMVDRVTAVFVPAIFAIAAITFVVWMAIGPEPRLTYALVSAVAVLIIACPCAMGLATPAAIMTGTGRAAELGVLFRKGEALQTLQDVTLIAFDKTGTLTFGKPRLTDLIPAPGEDEAALLRLAASVEAQSEHPVGAAIVAAAKDRGLAVPAAEQFESVSGMGVAGLVDKRKVAIGAARYMASLGLDTTAFETDAAALSDEGKTPFYLAVEGETRAILCVADDLKPTTKPAIDALHAIGVKTAMITGDEARTANAIARRLGIDEVIAGVMPDGKVAALERLRETEKIAFVGDGVNDAPALAAADAGVAIGTGTDIAIEAADVVLMSGDLAKVPAALAVSRATMRNIKQNLFWAFGYNALLVPVAAGALYPVNGVQLSPMLGAGAMALSSVFVLTNALRLRRFKPPVIAETPPGHREERSDDATQETHLGSGLLRSARNDEAAAAPVKQDNKEERMTAFNVQDMTCNMCVKHVTKAVQAVEPGADVKVDLATGRVDVSPAPKDPEALAKAITDAGYPAQVAA; encoded by the coding sequence ATGACTTGCGCCTCCTGTGTCTCCCATGTCGAGAAAGCCTTGACCGCCACGCCCGGCGTCGCCTCGGCGAGCGTCAATCTCGCGACCGAACGCGCCGATGTCGCGCTGGCGCCGGGCGCCGACCCCGCCGTGATCGCCAAATCGGTGGCCGACGCCGGCTATGAGCCGGTCATCGAGACGATCGAGCTCGGCGTCGGCGGCATGACCTGCGCCTCCTGCGTCGCCCATGTCGAAAAGGCGCTCAAAGGCGTTCCGGGCGTGTTGGAGGCGAGCGTCAATCTCGCGACGGAGCGCGCGAGCGTGCGCGCCCTCTCCGGCCCCGGCCTCGCCGAGCGCCTGCGTCGCGCCATTACGGAGGCTGGCTATGAGCCGCGCCGCATCGAGACCGACGCCGGCGCGACCGACCGCGAACGCGCGCGGCGCGAGGCGGAGATGAAGACGCTGCGCTTCAATCTCATCCTCTCCGCCGTACTGAGCGCGCCGCTGTTCATCGTCGAAATGGGCGGGCATCTCGTCCCCGCTTTTCATCATTGGACGATGATGACGATCGGCGAGGAGTTGGTGCGCCAATTCTCCTTCCTGCTCGCGACGCTCGTCCTCTTCGGGCCGGGCGCTGTCTTCTTCGTCAAAGGCGTTCCGGCGCTGCTGCGCGGCGCGCCGGATATGAATGCGCTCGTCGCGGTCGGCACGCTCAGCGCCTATCTCTATTCCTTCGTCGCGACCTTCCTGCCGCAGCTTCTGCCGGCCGGCGCGGTCTATGTCTATTACGAGGCCGCGACCGTCATCGTGACGCTGATCCTTTTCGGCCGGTTTCTCGAAGCGCGCGCCAAGGGCCGCACCTCGGAAGCCATTCGCGCGCTTGCAAAATTGCAGCCCAAGACCGCGCGCGTCGATCGCAACGGCGACACGGCCGATGTCGACATCGACGACGTGCGCGTCGGCGATATCGTGCTGGTGCGGCCGGGCGAGCGTATCCCCACCGACGGCGTCGTGACGGCAGGCTCATCCTATGTCGACGAATCCATGGTGACGGGCGAGCCCGCGCCCGTCGCGAAAACCATCGGCGCCACTGTCACGGGCGCGACGGTGAACGGCTCCGGCGCCTTCTCCTTCCGCGCAACGCGGGTTGGCGCCGATACGGTCCTCGCCGGCATCATCCGCATGGTGGAGCAGGCGCAGGGCGCGAAGCTTCCGATTCAGGCGATGGTCGACCGCGTCACCGCCGTCTTCGTGCCGGCGATCTTCGCCATCGCTGCGATCACCTTCGTCGTCTGGATGGCGATCGGCCCCGAGCCGCGGCTCACTTATGCGCTGGTCAGCGCCGTCGCCGTGCTCATCATCGCCTGCCCCTGCGCCATGGGGCTCGCGACGCCGGCCGCCATCATGACCGGCACTGGGCGCGCGGCGGAGCTGGGCGTGCTGTTCCGAAAGGGAGAAGCGCTGCAAACCTTGCAGGATGTGACGCTCATCGCCTTCGACAAGACCGGCACGCTGACCTTCGGCAAGCCGCGCCTCACCGATCTGATCCCGGCGCCCGGCGAAGACGAAGCGGCGCTGCTGCGGCTTGCAGCGAGCGTCGAGGCGCAATCGGAGCATCCCGTCGGCGCGGCGATCGTCGCCGCCGCGAAGGATCGTGGGCTAGCTGTACCAGCGGCCGAGCAGTTCGAGTCTGTTTCAGGCATGGGCGTCGCCGGCCTTGTCGATAAGCGGAAGGTCGCGATCGGCGCCGCGCGTTACATGGCCTCGCTGGGCCTCGATACGACGGCCTTCGAGACAGACGCCGCCGCGCTCTCCGACGAGGGCAAGACGCCTTTCTATCTCGCGGTGGAGGGCGAGACGCGGGCGATCCTCTGTGTCGCCGACGATTTGAAGCCCACCACCAAGCCCGCGATCGACGCGCTGCACGCCATCGGCGTCAAAACCGCCATGATCACCGGCGACGAGGCGCGCACCGCCAACGCCATTGCGCGGCGCCTCGGCATCGACGAAGTGATCGCGGGCGTGATGCCCGACGGCAAGGTCGCCGCGCTCGAACGGCTGCGCGAAACGGAAAAAATCGCTTTTGTCGGCGACGGCGTGAACGACGCCCCGGCGCTCGCCGCGGCGGACGCCGGCGTCGCCATCGGCACGGGCACGGACATCGCCATCGAAGCCGCCGACGTCGTGCTGATGTCGGGCGATCTCGCCAAAGTGCCGGCGGCGCTGGCGGTGTCGCGCGCGACGATGCGCAACATCAAGCAGAATCTCTTCTGGGCCTTCGGCTATAACGCGCTGCTCGTGCCTGTCGCGGCCGGCGCGCTCTATCCGGTGAATGGCGTGCAGCTCTCGCCCATGCTCGGCGCCGGCGCCATGGCGCTTTCGAGCGTCTTCGTGCTGACCAATGCGCTGCGCCTGCGCCGGTTCAAGCCGCCGGTCATCGCCGAGACGCCTCCCGGTCATCGCGAGGAGCGTAGCGACGACGCGACCCAGGAGACTCATCTCGGCTCTGGATTGCTTCGCTCCGCTCGCAATGACGAGGCGGCGGCTGCGCCCGTAAAACAGGACAACAAGGAGGAAAGAATGACGGCTTTCAATGTGCAAGACATGACCTGCAACATGTGCGTCAAACATGTCACCAAAGCGGTGCAGGCGGTCGAGCCCGGCGCGGATGTGAAGGTCGATCTCGCGACCGGCAGGGTCGACGTCTCCCCGGCGCCGAAGGACCCCGAGGCGCTGGCGAAAGCCATCACAGACGCCGGCTACCCGGCGCAAGTCGCGGCCTGA
- a CDS encoding methyltransferase family protein encodes MPSPDAPPARAPWPPILIALTILAGLAFDRASGGALVGLVAFPGARLLGGVIIALALANDIWCAQAFARHKTTILPHRAAAHLVTDGPFRWSRNPIYISHIAVVLGVGLLIGSPFTVLLTPLLAFGLQKLAVEPEERHLAAKFGNDYQAYRARTRRWL; translated from the coding sequence ATGCCCTCTCCCGACGCCCCGCCCGCCCGCGCGCCCTGGCCGCCGATCCTGATTGCGCTGACGATTCTCGCCGGTCTCGCGTTCGACCGCGCGAGCGGCGGCGCCTTGGTGGGGCTTGTCGCCTTCCCCGGCGCCCGGCTCCTCGGCGGCGTTATTATCGCGCTCGCGCTCGCCAATGATATTTGGTGCGCCCAAGCCTTTGCGCGTCACAAGACGACGATCCTGCCGCACCGCGCCGCCGCGCATCTCGTGACGGACGGTCCTTTCCGCTGGTCGCGCAACCCGATCTACATCTCGCATATCGCGGTCGTTCTGGGCGTCGGGCTTCTCATCGGCTCGCCCTTCACCGTGCTTTTGACGCCGCTTCTCGCCTTCGGGCTCCAGAAGCTCGCCGTCGAGCCGGAGGAGCGGCATCTCGCTGCAAAATTTGGAAACGATTACCAGGCCTATAGGGCGCGCACGCGTCGCTGGCTTTGA
- a CDS encoding 8-amino-7-oxononanoate synthase — MAETLEPYKADLAGLAARDRLRTLAPRAGLDFASNDYLGLAESRELSAAAAAAVARGVPVGAGGSRLLRGNHPEHEALEAQAARFFHAESALFFGAGFSANEALLSTLPQREDMIFYDALIHASAHDGMRLSRAPCAAFAHNDVGALGYAIVGWRAKGGKGRPWIAVESLYSMDGDIAPLHELMALADRHEAFLLIDEAHATGVYGPGGRGLAAALEGRENVISVHTCGKALGASGALVCLAAPLRDFLVNRCRNFIFATAPSPLVAACVRGALKIVEGADDRRAALRDRVALAGRELQRLCDVAPSGSQVQPVIVGADALAMSLAARMRMRGYDIRAIRPPTVPEGTARLRLSLTLNVSAAQTTQMISDLAEELAKAKA, encoded by the coding sequence GTGGCGGAGACGCTCGAGCCTTACAAGGCGGACCTTGCCGGCCTTGCCGCGCGCGACCGGCTGCGGACGCTCGCGCCGCGCGCCGGGCTTGATTTCGCCTCCAACGACTATCTGGGGCTTGCCGAATCGCGCGAGCTCTCGGCCGCCGCGGCGGCTGCGGTCGCGCGCGGCGTTCCCGTGGGCGCCGGCGGCTCGCGGCTGCTGCGCGGCAATCACCCGGAGCACGAGGCGCTGGAGGCGCAGGCTGCGCGCTTCTTCCACGCCGAAAGCGCGCTGTTCTTCGGCGCAGGCTTCTCGGCCAATGAGGCGCTGCTGTCGACGCTGCCGCAGCGCGAGGATATGATCTTCTACGACGCGCTCATTCATGCGAGCGCGCATGATGGCATGCGGCTCTCCCGCGCGCCCTGCGCCGCCTTCGCGCATAATGACGTCGGCGCGCTCGGCTACGCGATTGTTGGCTGGCGCGCGAAAGGCGGCAAGGGGCGTCCCTGGATCGCCGTCGAAAGCCTCTACAGCATGGATGGCGACATCGCGCCGCTCCACGAGCTGATGGCCTTGGCCGACCGCCATGAAGCCTTTCTGCTGATCGACGAAGCCCATGCTACCGGCGTCTATGGTCCCGGCGGGCGAGGCCTCGCTGCGGCCCTTGAGGGGCGTGAAAATGTGATTTCCGTTCATACCTGCGGCAAGGCGCTTGGCGCCTCGGGCGCGCTCGTCTGTCTTGCGGCGCCGCTGCGTGATTTTCTGGTCAACCGCTGCCGTAATTTCATCTTCGCGACAGCGCCCTCGCCGCTTGTCGCGGCTTGCGTGCGCGGCGCCTTGAAGATTGTCGAAGGCGCCGACGACCGCCGCGCGGCCTTGCGCGATCGCGTCGCGCTTGCGGGTCGCGAGTTGCAGCGTCTGTGCGACGTCGCGCCGTCTGGCTCGCAGGTGCAGCCTGTCATCGTCGGCGCGGACGCTTTGGCGATGTCGCTCGCGGCGCGGATGCGCATGCGTGGCTATGATATTCGCGCCATCCGCCCGCCGACCGTGCCGGAGGGGACGGCGCGTCTGCGGCTGTCGCTGACGCTCAACGTCAGCGCAGCGCAGACCACGCAAATGATCTCGGATCTTGCCGAAGAACTCGCGAAGGCGAAGGCGTGA
- the bfr gene encoding bacterioferritin encodes MRGDAKVIEYLNRGLRAELTAVNQYWLHYRIFDNWGFKELAEKWRKESIEEMYHADHFTKRILFLEGFPNMQVLDPLRIGQTVEEIIAADLATESDARKLYIEAAVYCDSVDDRVSMELFESIIKSEEGHIDFLETQQELIRQLGVQLYSQKHMGGLSS; translated from the coding sequence ATGCGCGGCGACGCGAAGGTTATCGAATATCTCAATCGCGGGCTTCGCGCCGAGCTGACGGCGGTCAACCAATATTGGCTGCATTATCGCATTTTCGACAATTGGGGTTTCAAGGAGCTGGCCGAGAAATGGCGTAAGGAATCGATCGAGGAGATGTATCACGCCGATCATTTCACCAAGCGCATCCTTTTCCTCGAAGGTTTCCCGAATATGCAGGTGCTCGACCCGCTGCGCATCGGCCAGACCGTCGAGGAGATCATCGCCGCCGATCTCGCCACCGAGTCGGACGCTCGCAAGCTGTACATAGAGGCCGCCGTTTATTGCGACTCCGTGGACGACCGCGTGTCGATGGAGCTTTTCGAGAGCATCATCAAGAGCGAGGAAGGACATATCGACTTCCTCGAGACCCAGCAGGAGCTGATCCGGCAGCTCGGCGTGCAGCTCTACAGCCAGAAGCATATGGGCGGGCTTTCGTCCTAA
- the bioD gene encoding dethiobiotin synthase, whose protein sequence is MTRRFVIVGTDTGVGKTIFSAGLVQALGASYWKPVQAGLDEETDSQTVARLSGAPQERILPEAWRLRLPASPHIAARAEGVEIYAANLAPPDVAGPLVIETAGGVMVPLTDNILTIDVMTLWRLPVILVARTRLGTINHSLLTIEALRHRDIAIHGVAFVGEEERAAQDTIVRIGEVKALGRLPRLPVLSKESLRAAFDAAFSRTDFE, encoded by the coding sequence GTGACGCGCCGCTTCGTGATCGTGGGGACGGATACGGGCGTCGGCAAGACGATCTTCTCGGCCGGGCTCGTGCAGGCGCTCGGCGCCTCTTATTGGAAGCCCGTGCAGGCGGGTCTCGACGAGGAGACGGATTCGCAGACTGTGGCGCGGCTCTCCGGCGCGCCGCAAGAGCGCATTCTTCCCGAAGCCTGGCGCTTACGGCTTCCCGCCTCGCCGCATATCGCCGCGCGAGCCGAGGGCGTGGAAATCTACGCCGCAAACCTCGCGCCGCCAGATGTCGCGGGGCCTCTCGTCATCGAGACGGCAGGCGGCGTGATGGTTCCGCTTACGGATAATATCCTGACGATCGATGTTATGACGCTTTGGCGCCTGCCTGTCATTTTGGTGGCGCGCACGCGGCTCGGTACGATCAATCATTCGCTCCTGACGATCGAAGCCTTGCGCCATCGCGATATCGCCATTCATGGCGTCGCCTTCGTAGGCGAGGAAGAGCGGGCGGCGCAAGATACGATCGTGCGCATCGGCGAGGTGAAGGCGCTCGGGCGCCTGCCGCGCCTTCCCGTCTTGTCGAAAGAATCGCTGCGCGCGGCTTTCGACGCGGCCTTCTCGCGAACGGATTTCGAATAG
- a CDS encoding helix-turn-helix domain-containing protein: MGVEGKEKHKILEAGALALSGQLGATVQRLRKAYNLSLSELSQQSGVAKSIISQIERNETNPTLATIWRLAQALDVSIERVLQTTEDEPFLEKTSKADTPILVSDDGKCRLAIIGWIKTVEWLQSYELSADPGGTLESDAHQRGSVESLSVREGELEVEVAGVKETVKAGETLRYRCDRPHIIRNIGKAQAQATMVCILKAAVME, translated from the coding sequence ATGGGCGTCGAAGGGAAAGAAAAACACAAGATTCTCGAAGCGGGCGCGCTGGCGCTCTCGGGTCAGCTCGGCGCCACCGTTCAGCGGCTACGCAAGGCCTATAATCTCTCGCTCTCGGAATTGTCTCAGCAGTCGGGCGTCGCCAAGTCGATCATCAGCCAGATCGAGCGAAACGAGACGAACCCGACGCTCGCCACCATCTGGCGCCTCGCCCAGGCGCTCGACGTCTCGATCGAGCGCGTGCTTCAAACGACGGAAGACGAGCCCTTCCTCGAAAAGACCAGCAAAGCCGATACGCCGATCCTCGTCTCCGACGACGGCAAATGCCGATTGGCGATCATCGGCTGGATCAAGACGGTCGAATGGCTGCAATCCTACGAGCTCTCCGCCGATCCGGGCGGGACGCTCGAATCGGACGCCCATCAGCGCGGCTCGGTCGAAAGCCTCTCGGTGCGCGAGGGCGAGCTGGAGGTGGAGGTCGCCGGCGTCAAGGAGACGGTGAAGGCCGGCGAGACGCTGCGCTATCGCTGCGACCGTCCGCACATCATCCGCAATATCGGCAAGGCGCAGGCGCAGGCGACTATGGTGTGCATTCTGAAAGCGGCGGTGATGGAGTAA